Within Candidatus Angelobacter sp., the genomic segment TTGGGACTTGAACCGGCCGACGAAAAAGTGTATTCGTTTCCCGCAACTCGGGAAGAAGTCGAAAACAAGCGACACCATATTGTAGTTTGCCGCATTGCAAATGCATCATTCTTGCATCGAAGCAGTAATTACCTTTTGCAAAGACCATGGGAAAACAGGCGCTATCTGCTGCAGTCGTGCGTGGCACCGCCAGTGCTAACCTATTCGTCACGTGCGACCGGAAAGATGACCAATATTTCAATCAAGAACCACACGCTCCGAGGATTCAGTCTAATTGAGCTGTTGGTCGTAGTGGCGGTCGTCGCGATCCTTTGCGGCATGCTGTTGCCGGTTCTTGCCAAAGCCAGGGGGCAGGCCCGACTCGCTCGTTGCATCAACAATCAACGACAGCTTCTTCTAACGTGGCATTTGTACAACGGCGACAATCGCGAGATGGCGGCCGCCAACGGTCATGGCATGGTGAGCCCGGGGATCAGTTTGAGTTCGAGCGCTTCGGGGAGCGGTTTCAAAAAATTCTGGGTGCCGGGCGACGACCATTTCTATTATCCGGCATTCACCAACGCCCAGTGGCTGACCGACCCGCAGTATGCCCTCTTTGGATCCTACGTCGGTTCCGCCTCCACATACAAATGCCCGGAAGACAGGGGAACCGTCACAATCCCCAACGTGGGTAAATTCCCGCATGTGCGCAGTTACTCGATGAATGAGTACGTGGGCTGGTCTCTCGATCCGGGCGAGTTGAATCCCGCGTACCGGACATTCACCAAATCGTCGGACATGCGAGCACCGGCGGACCTCCTTGTCTTTCAGGATGTTCATCCGGACAGCATCTGTTTTCCCGCATTTGTCGTGCGCATGCCGGGCGAACCGGACCAGTTCTACCATTATCCTTCCAGCCTGCACAACGAACGGGGTGTTGTGACGTTCGCCGACGGTCACGCCGAAGCGCATCGCTGGGCGGACCCGCGCACAAGACCGCCGGCAACCGGCGGATTGCTGGCGCATTGGAATGACTCACCGAACAATCCCGACCTCGCCTGGTTGCGGACGCACTCCAGCTACCGAGTTGACGTGCAGAATTAAGGACCGCCTCTTCGCTTGAATTTCGCCACGAGGCCGATCAACAACAGGGCCGCGCCCAGCGCGCAAATGATGGCTGCGCCGGTGGGCCAGTTGAATTTGAAAGACGCGTAGAGTCCAATAACGCTTGCCAGGACAGCGACCGCTTGTCCGAGGATGAGCCGCGCTCCCAGGGATTCCGCGAGAAAATTGGCGCAAACCGCGGGCACAATGAGGTATGAGAAAATCATCAACACCCCGCCGATCTGCACGAAGCTCGTCACCACCAGTCCGAACAACGCGTAGAACAGGAAATCCCACCCCCGGATCGAGATTTTTTCTGCGACGGCGCGCTCCGGTTCGAATGTGATCGTAAGAAACTTTTTTCGAAACACAAAATGCGCCACGGCGATCGCAAGATATAGCGCGAACGGTTTGAACACCTGCTCGGGCCTTTGCACCAGCAGCAAATCACCCACCAGCGTTTCCTTGAGTTCCTCGCTGCCGTTCGGGCTTTGATTCAGCAGCAGTATTCCAATCGCCGCCGCAACCACGTAAACAATTCCGATCAATGCTTCCTGAGGAACGTGCCGGTCGAGCCGGCGGGTCAGCGTGAAAATCGCTGCACCAATCAAGGTGAATGCAAACGACCAGGCGTACGTCTGCCAGTCGTGAGCGTCGTTCTTGAACAGGATTGAGACGCAAATGCCCAATGCGGCCACCTGCGCCAATGCCAGGTCCACAAAAATGATTTCCCGCCGAACGATGTGCAGGCCGTAGTACACCAGGATCCCGGGCAACAAAAGCGACGCGACCAGGGGCCAGAGCATTATTTCAAACATAATTTCTTTCCTTTTGGCAGGCTCCGACGACGCGATTTCCGTTTTTCATGCGAGTTACTTGGTGGTCGCTCCCGAGAACGATCTACCTGGCATTCTCGGCAAGTGCCTTTGCCAACGAATGCACCAGCACGTCCATCCACTGGACCATGCTGCCTTCGGTTCCTTTTGCCCCACCGGGATACGGGGCGAAATCAAGCACGGAAGCGCCCGTATGGGCGGCGACCGCTTCCGCGGTTTTATGGTTCAAATGGGGCTCCACGATGATGACGTGAATGTTGTCGGTTTTCATCTGCTGGATGACTTCTTCCAGATGCGACGGCGTGGGCGGGATGCCAGGTTTTGGTTCCAGATACAGGTCCATGCGCAGGCCGAATCGTTTCGCGAAATAAATCCACGAATTGTGGTAGGTCACGATGCGGTTTCCCTTGAAGGGTTGCAGCAGCTTCTCCCATTCCGCTGTCTTCGCCTCGAGTTGTTCGTCAAACTTTTTCAGGTTGGCCTTGAAGTATTCGCACGATTTTTCGTCGAGCACGCAAAACGAGTCACAAATGTGCCGGGCGACGATTTTAATGTTCGTGGGGTCGGTCGTGTAATGGGGATTACCCGCCGCGTGAAGGTCACCTTTGGAACGATCGAGCGAGCTTGGGACCTCCAGCAGCGCGATGCCTTCAACGCACGAAATGCGACCCGGCTTGCCGGATTCGAGCCTTGGGTTGCGCGCGCCTTCGAGCAACGGCGGGAGCCAGCCTATCTCCAGTTCGGCGCCACCTTCGATCAACGCGTCGGCCCGGTTGAGTTTCACGATGAAACTCGGTTTCGCATCCACGAA encodes:
- a CDS encoding prepilin-type N-terminal cleavage/methylation domain-containing protein; its protein translation is MTNISIKNHTLRGFSLIELLVVVAVVAILCGMLLPVLAKARGQARLARCINNQRQLLLTWHLYNGDNREMAAANGHGMVSPGISLSSSASGSGFKKFWVPGDDHFYYPAFTNAQWLTDPQYALFGSYVGSASTYKCPEDRGTVTIPNVGKFPHVRSYSMNEYVGWSLDPGELNPAYRTFTKSSDMRAPADLLVFQDVHPDSICFPAFVVRMPGEPDQFYHYPSSLHNERGVVTFADGHAEAHRWADPRTRPPATGGLLAHWNDSPNNPDLAWLRTHSSYRVDVQN
- a CDS encoding metal ABC transporter substrate-binding protein: MNYPIMKKLSLLAGLMTWTWLVPTAQARLNVVATTPDFGTIAKEIGGDRVEVTTLAKPTEDPHFVDAKPSFIVKLNRADALIEGGAELEIGWLPPLLEGARNPRLESGKPGRISCVEGIALLEVPSSLDRSKGDLHAAGNPHYTTDPTNIKIVARHICDSFCVLDEKSCEYFKANLKKFDEQLEAKTAEWEKLLQPFKGNRIVTYHNSWIYFAKRFGLRMDLYLEPKPGIPPTPSHLEEVIQQMKTDNIHVIIVEPHLNHKTAEAVAAHTGASVLDFAPYPGGAKGTEGSMVQWMDVLVHSLAKALAENAR
- a CDS encoding iron chelate uptake ABC transporter family permease subunit produces the protein MFEIMLWPLVASLLLPGILVYYGLHIVRREIIFVDLALAQVAALGICVSILFKNDAHDWQTYAWSFAFTLIGAAIFTLTRRLDRHVPQEALIGIVYVVAAAIGILLLNQSPNGSEELKETLVGDLLLVQRPEQVFKPFALYLAIAVAHFVFRKKFLTITFEPERAVAEKISIRGWDFLFYALFGLVVTSFVQIGGVLMIFSYLIVPAVCANFLAESLGARLILGQAVAVLASVIGLYASFKFNWPTGAAIICALGAALLLIGLVAKFKRRGGP